From the genome of Astatotilapia calliptera chromosome 3, fAstCal1.2, whole genome shotgun sequence:
AGTCACAATTGTGTGGTGTCTCTTTAAGACAACTTAAGTTAATGTTAATGATGTCACAAGTGTGCGCCACTGCTCTCTGTAGTGTGGGAGAAGTGTGCTTGCACATGGACGTATGGACTGAGATGGACCTCATATCTTTATCTCCTAACTCAAAGTAACGTTACAGGTTGTATGAACACAACTCGCCTTGTAAGGTTGGTGAAGAGTGTGTTTATTAAAGGATGAGCACTGTGTATTTttgcgttttgtgggagaaacgtttcgtcatcaccaggtgactccttcagtctcagctgactgcagctttcaatcttataaacaggacatttgcataatgactgaaaccagcccactgaaggaacgatgggctgggaggtcagttccttaatcttaatcaTGCagattctcatgaccattgatcaacaaccactgatcaaaacccactgatcaataaccatgagtaccattcacagagagttggggaatggctgcaatcacagcatgtaagatggtgacagatgtacccttaggccccctcctcaattcagagatggtctttcccttttcacataaatggcctccttgactccgccttcaaaccagcgttcctccctgtccaggatgttacatcctcatcattgaaagagtgtcacTGGCCTgcaggtgtaaatagactgcagagtcctggcctgacgaggtggctctgctgtgttgtagccaaaggttgtttggtttccccgatatgtaaatcctggcaatcctcctgcacttagcagcgtacactatgttactctgttactctgatccttggggtggaccagtttttggcgcagcgtgttttggggtttaaaagccacagagacccggtgtttagaaaaaatctgtctcaactgctccgatactcctgacacatatgggatcactacaggttttctctTAGTCAGccgttgtccttctctcctagATTGGCTGGACCTTTCCAGCCAATTTCCTGCtatttataaggttggggaaacctgcagtcagctgagactgaaggagtcacctggatgagtgacgaaacttttctcccactgaaaacgtccagatgaacagaatcaacctttggtaATGTCGACGTTCTTCACCTGcaagattttgttttaaaattacagtAAATTTACAGTGAAACACTTTGAATTATTATTAACCTTCAAATATTAtgtctgctttctttttcactAAATAACAGTGAAGCAGGCCTCACCTGCCACAAAAGCATCTGTCAGTCAATTGTTCCATTTATTTTTGAACATCTGAAAGGTAGGGGGACTACGCCATTTTATACTATACAGCTCATGCATAATTTTTgtaaaaccccttaaattaaaCCTGAAAGCTTGCACTTCAGTAACATATTGATTTGTGATTTCCACAGTGGTGCTGTTTAGAGGCAAAGCTGCAAAAATGTGCTGTCTTTGCCCCGAACATTCTGGAGGGCGCTGTTTTTGATCCCAAACGATTGATTCTCGATATAATGTAGACACAACCTTCAAGGGTAGTTTTAATAAAGTGCCTTTAGAAATGTGCAGATTTGACAACCCAATTCAGCATTACACATATTTAGAATTTCCATATTTACACAGAGAACAGAATTGAAAATGAGCTGTTGCACTTTGTTTGCACAATTTTACTTTACGACAGTGTGTGGGAAAAGTATCCTCACGTTcatcactttttaatttttttacatcTTTGTAGCTCAACTGCAATAGGGTCCGCGCAAGACTTATAGcaatgacaaaaacagtttgCTTTTTATTCAGTGAAATTAAAGAACTTTTCTAACTTCTGATTGAATTCACGACCTCTCGTCAGGACAATAATCCTCACGTGTATTCGCATCCTATGTGACTCTGTTGGACTCTATCAGATTTGATCATTCtttgaaaatcatttaaaaaaacaacagggtGTTTTAGTGCTTTTCCACAAGTCCATTTTAGATCCATGGAAAGAggtatttgtgttattttgttccTTCTCTTGTTTTTTGAGGAAACGACATGTTAAATACACCTCAGTAGCAAAATCAACGCGTCCAGTGTACCAGTTAATTACTATAAACTTTATAAATTCGGCATTAATCATAGACCTATTGTAGTTGATTACATGATGTAGATGATTTTAAGTTCCCATCATGTGTCTGTGTATTGTTAGTTCTTcaaggttttgttttgtatctAAAACTACATTTTGTTTACTTGATTTTGCTCCTCAGTACAGagtgttgtgtttatttgtatttgtgttactTTCTTGTTGTTTAAACCCTTGTCTTCCTTCCTGTCATGCCTCGACAACTTCTCCTTATTTGCATCCACCTTCTGCAACTAGATGAGATCACACTCCACCACGCATTGCTCAGTATACTCTTTCACCAGCTCCACACTCAGGGTGTCGTGGCAGAATTCAGCCATGGCCTTCCAAAGCGGTGGGTCTAGGAACATCTGGCACATCACATGACCCTTCAAGGTGGCAGTATGGCGCTGCAGGTGGTACAAGAACTGCTGTCGAGCCAGGGCGAGGTCTTTACCAAACATGTCGATGTTCAGGTAATACCTGGTTAAAGAAAACATCATGACTGTGTGAAAACAGTTTCCCATTCTTAGCAGTATGATTGTAAATGCAATGACCACATTATAGAAACAACACGTTCTCATCCCAAAACGTAACGTTCGACGCCATGTGCCAAATCGTCGGTATGTTACGCAGTCGGACACATGAGAACCATTTGGAATGAAACATgtaaatttattttgctttctCATCATTAATCGCTTTGGAAACACTATCTAATACAATTGAGACTGTGGTTAAGGTTAGGGCTGCAATACACGGTGCATATCATAGGTGCTATGGGACGCCTCAGGACGTGACAAATCGTCAGTATGTTACGCGTTGGGAATAAGAACGGTCTCTATAGAAACTATCTGTACCGTgtagaaaaaagtgaaattgtTGTGCTCCCTAGTGATACTATTAAAAGTTGCTATTATAGACAATGGTTCGTGTTACTGTCAGTACACTTGCTTCAGCAACATCCATTTAGTCCTATCAATAAATGAAGAAGGAACATTTACCAGTCATCTCCAATGGGGACCCTGAATGGGAAGGTACAGAGGCTGGCCACAGTAGGATTGGACACATCATCCACCATCCAGTCAATCTCCTTCTTTAGTAGGATTGCCATGTTACTGGGCAAAAGCTTGAATGGCTGCCAGTCTTGAATGATGGTTGCGTTAGGGAGGACCCCGTGCATCAGGTCACTGTTTAAGTACAGCTGCTGGATTGCTGTATGGTCCAGATGCACTGGAGGAGGACTGGAGCAAAAGGTGGACAAAGTGGATTCATTGTCTCCTTCTAGACCAAATTCAGAGAGATGCAGCTTG
Proteins encoded in this window:
- the nat16 gene encoding histidine N-acetyltransferase, yielding MKIDTSLNMPQLPEALSQAGLQFTVATEEDFDEIMAMSQDIYGGLDYLPTRYTSWLQDTNRTVILARKHGKVIALESVCVIDEGETMLVEGLRVAPQERGKGVAGVLLRFCAELVKSRYPEVKVCRLTRDDKLGPKDFEKYRIITKQGILLMRFRAEDLKLHLSEFGLEGDNESTLSTFCSSPPPVHLDHTAIQQLYLNSDLMHGVLPNATIIQDWQPFKLLPSNMAILLKKEIDWMVDDVSNPTVASLCTFPFRVPIGDDWYYLNIDMFGKDLALARQQFLYHLQRHTATLKGHVMCQMFLDPPLWKAMAEFCHDTLSVELVKEYTEQCVVECDLI